A portion of the Streptomyces platensis genome contains these proteins:
- a CDS encoding SPW repeat protein, producing MADVSHPRGDLAGHPDATEMQARYERVLGGRDVVLVDGPVLLVGLYCAVSPWILHFAGAQSALMVHNLILGVAIALMAVGFTVAPDRMYGLSGAMCAIGVWMIISPWIVGSSPDAGVIWNNIVIGALTFLLGAMCVAAASKSRRAT from the coding sequence ATGGCCGACGTCTCACACCCCAGGGGAGATCTCGCAGGTCACCCCGACGCTACTGAGATGCAGGCACGGTATGAGCGAGTGCTCGGCGGGCGGGATGTCGTACTCGTCGACGGCCCGGTGCTCCTGGTCGGCCTGTATTGCGCCGTCTCACCGTGGATTCTGCACTTCGCCGGCGCGCAGTCGGCGCTGATGGTGCACAACCTCATTCTCGGTGTCGCGATCGCCCTGATGGCGGTCGGATTCACCGTGGCCCCTGACCGGATGTACGGGCTGAGCGGCGCGATGTGCGCGATCGGCGTGTGGATGATCATCTCGCCGTGGATCGTCGGCAGCTCCCCGGACGCCGGCGTGATCTGGAACAACATCGTCATCGGTGCCCTGACCTTCCTGCTCGGTGCCATGTGTGTCGCCGCGGCGTCGAAGAGCCGCCGTGCCACCTGA
- a CDS encoding histidine phosphatase family protein: MTTRVMLVSPAAGEAQREVRFDDDGPLSEAGLRRVRAAAGALPPADRTFTSPSVRCRRTAEELGLSVLPAGELAGCGMGGWRGRALAEVADAEPVAVSAWLSDPDFTGHGGESLRQLCDRIAGWLARVAEDAGRVLAVVEPDVVRAAAVCALRVAPDAFWRLDVPPLTVTELSGRGRRWNLGLGRELGRR; encoded by the coding sequence ATGACAACTCGGGTGATGTTGGTCTCACCGGCCGCCGGTGAGGCGCAGCGCGAGGTGCGTTTCGATGACGACGGTCCGCTGAGCGAGGCCGGGCTGCGCCGTGTCCGGGCCGCCGCCGGAGCGCTGCCGCCCGCCGACCGGACCTTTACCTCGCCCTCCGTCCGGTGCCGTCGCACGGCCGAGGAGCTCGGGCTGTCGGTACTGCCCGCGGGGGAGCTGGCGGGCTGCGGGATGGGCGGCTGGCGTGGGCGGGCCCTGGCCGAGGTGGCCGACGCCGAGCCGGTCGCGGTGTCGGCCTGGCTCTCGGACCCGGACTTCACCGGGCACGGCGGGGAGTCGCTGCGGCAGCTGTGCGACCGGATCGCGGGGTGGCTGGCGCGGGTGGCCGAGGACGCGGGCCGGGTGCTGGCCGTCGTCGAGCCGGATGTCGTGCGTGCCGCGGCGGTGTGCGCCCTGCGGGTCGCCCCGGACGCGTTCTGGCGGCTGGATGTGCCGCCGCTGACCGTGACCGAGCTGAGCGGCCGCGGCAGGCGCTGGAATCTGGGGCTGGGGCGGGAGCTGGGGCGCAGGTGA